Proteins encoded together in one Prunus dulcis chromosome 3, ALMONDv2, whole genome shotgun sequence window:
- the LOC117623463 gene encoding probable calcium-binding protein CML46: MFSLYYFITMEKISSSTNDNTSSLFLLLDAIFLRTISSSTQKLFSRFQSTLQSQQNCGNSKILDVKNLDSELRKPELICKRKDDGNLSRDDVKMVMGNLGIFSSPESEELPESFSSNELAGLFDEKEPSLGEVKEAFDVFDENRDGFIDARELQRVLCILGLKEGSKLEDCQKMIRTFDENRDGRIEFNEFVKFMEASFC; this comes from the coding sequence ATGTTCAGCCTCTACTACTTTATTACAATGGAGAAGATATCATCATCAACTAACGACAATACATCCTCACTATTTCTTTTGCTTGATGCAATCTTCTTACGCACAATTTCTAGTAGCACTCAGAAGTTATTTTCGAGATTTCAGTCTACTCTCCAATCCCAACAAAACTGTGGCAACTCAAAGATTTTGGATGTAAAGAACTTGGATTCTGAGTTGAGGAAGCCGGAGCTGATCTGCAAAAGGAAAGATGATGGAAACTTGAGCAGAGATGATGTGAAGATGGTGATGGGAAACTTGGGAATTTTTTCCAGTCCAGAAAGTGAGGAACTACCAGAGTCGTTCAGTTCCAATGAACTTGCAGGACTGTTTGATGAGAAGGAGCCAAGCTTGGGGGAAGTAAAGGAAGCTTTTGATGTGTTTGATGAGAACAGAGATGGGTTTATCGATGCGAGGGAGTTGCAGAGAGTTCTCTGTATATTGGGCTTAAAGGAAGGATCAAAGCTAGAAGACTGCCAAAAAATGATCAGGACATTCGACGAAAACAGAGATGGAAGGATAGAGTTCAATGAATTCGTGAAGTTCATGGAGGCCAGCTTTTGctga
- the LOC117621998 gene encoding pentatricopeptide repeat-containing protein At5g39680 — translation MGVRAMPSVKVPRNYHVPFLFKPKVIPDSIEDPIKLLKTAADTKNLRLGKTVHAHLILSSETSKFLDIFHANSLINLYAKCDRITTARHLFECMPKRNVVSWTALMAGYLHKGLALEVLGLFKTMVSVDNLCPNEFVFATVLSSCSGSGRVEEGKQCHGYVLKSGLLSYQYVKNALVHMYSSCSEVEAAMRVLNTVPGDDILSYNSVVNGLLEHGHVKEAMDILDMMIGQCKAWDNVTYITIFGVCAHLKDLRLGLQVHSQMLKTDIDCDVFLSSAMIDMYGKCGKVLNALKVFDGLQTRNIVSWTAIMAAYFQNGYFEEALGLLSQMEFEDILPNEYTFAVLLNSCAGLSALRHGDLLHASVEKSGFKDHAIVGNALVNMYSKCGNIQAANDVFLDMTSRDAVTWNAMISGFSHHGLGNEALNVFQDMLEAGERPNNITFVGVLSACAHLGLVQEGFYYLNQLMKQIGIEPGLEHHTCIVGLLSRAGQLDQAEKYMRTMPVKWDIVAWRSLLNACHVHKSYGLGKRVAEVVVQMDPNDVGTYTLLSNMYAKAKRWDGVVQIRKLMREKNIKKEPGVSWVEIRNTTHIFVSDDNIHPESSQIHEKVGELLAKIKLLGYVPDIAAVLHDVDDEQKEDYLSYHSEKLAIAYALMKTPTEAPIRVIKNLRICDDCHAAVKLISKVTNRLIIVRDANRFHQFQDGKCSCADYW, via the exons ATGGG CGTCAGAGCAATGCCCAGTGTAAAAGTCCCAAGAAACTATCACGTACCGTTTCTATTCAAACCCAAGGTCATACCCGATTCTATTGAGGACCCCATCAAGCTTTTGAAAACGGCAGCTGATACTAAGAACCTACGGTTAGGCAAAACAGTCCATGCCCATCTCATCCTTTCCAGTGAAACTTCTAAATTCCTTGACATATTTCATGCTAACTCTCTCATCAACTTATATGCAAAATGTGACCGAATTACAACTGCCCGCCATTTGTTTGAATGTATGCCCAAGAGAAATGTGGTATCTTGGACTGCCTTGATGGCTGGCTATTTACATAAAGGGCTGGCCTTGGAAGTTCTTGGCTTGTTCAAGACTATGGTATCTGTGGATAATTTGTGCCCgaatgaatttgtttttgcgactgttctttcttcttgttctggCAGTGGGAGAGTTGAAGAGGGAAAGCAGTGCCATGGCTATGTATTGAAGTCTGGATTGTTGTCTTATCAGTATGTTAAGAATGCACTAGTTCACATGTATTCAAGTTGTTCAGAAGTGGAAGCGGCTATGAGGGTTCTGAACACTGTGCCAGGTGATGATATTCTTTCGTATAATTCGGTTGTAAATGGGCTCTTAGAACATGGGCATGTGAAGGAAGCAATGGATATTTTGGATATGATGATAGGTCAGTGCAAGGCTTGGGACAATGTTACATACATTACCATTTTTGGCGTTTGTGCCCATCTTAAGGATTTGAGATTGGGTCTGCAAGTTCACAGCCAAATGTTGAAGACAGATATCGACTGTGATGTCTTTCTAAGTAGTGCAATGATTGACATGTATGGCAAATGTGGTAAGGTTTTGAATGCATTGAAAGTTTTTGATGGCTTGCAAACTCGGAACATAGTCTCCTGGACTGCAATCATGGCCGCTTATTTCCAAAATGGGTACTTTGAGGAAGCATTAGGTCTATTGTCACAGATGGAATTTGAAGATATTCTTCCAAATGAATATACTTTTGCTGTCTTGCTTAACTCATGTGCAGGTTTGTCTGCACTAAGACATGGAGATCTATTGCATGCCAGTGTTGAGAAGTCGGGTTTTAAAGACCATGCCATTGTGGGGAATGCTTTGGTCAATATGTATTCAAAGTGTGGCAACATTCAAGCAGCAAATGACGTGTTCTTGGATATGACATCTCGAGACGCTGTTACCTGGAATGCAATGATATCAGGATTTTCCCATCATGGGCTTGGTAACGAAGCGCTGAATGTGTTTCAAGATATGTTGGAAGCAGGAGAGCGTCCTAACAATATTACTTTTGTTGGTGTTCTCTCGGCTTGTGCTCATTTGGGTCTGGTGCAAGAAGGATTCTACTATTTGAACCAGCTAATGAAACAGATTGGCATTGAACCCGGACTAGAGCATCATACTTGTATTGTAGGGCTCCTCAGCAGGGCTGGACAACTTGATCAAGCTGAGAAATATATGAGGACTATGCCAGTCAAGTGGGACATTGTTGCCTGGCGAAGTTTGCTCAATGCTTGTCATGTACATAAAAGTTATGGCTTAGGTAAGCGAGTAGCAGAGGTTGTTGTGCAAATGGACCCTAATGACGTGGGAACATATACACTATTGTCAAATATGTATGCCAAGGCAAAGAGGTGGGATGGAGTTGTGCAGATCCGGAAATTGATGAGGGAAAAAAACATCAAGAAAGAACCTGGGGTGAGCTGGGTAGAGATAAGAAATACTACCCATATCTTTGTTTCGGATGATAACATACACCCAGAGTCCAGTCAGATACATGAAAAAGTTGGGGAATTGTTGGCCAAGATTAAACTATTGGGATATGTGCCAGATATTGCTGCAGTGCTACATGATGTGGACGATGAGCAAAAGGAAGATTATCTTAGTTATCACAGCGAGAAACTTGCAATAGCATACGCCCTCATGAAAACACCTACAGAAGCGCCCATTCGTGTTATTAAGAACCTCAGGATATGTGATGATTGCCATGCAGCTGTGAAACTTATTTCAAAGGTCACAAACAGGTTGATAATTGTTAGAGATGCCAATCGATTCCATCAATTTCAGGACGGTAAATGCTCTTGTGCAGATTACTGGTGA